A portion of the Cryptomeria japonica chromosome 5, Sugi_1.0, whole genome shotgun sequence genome contains these proteins:
- the LOC131073129 gene encoding 7-deoxyloganetin glucosyltransferase produces MAMTNRPHALMLAFPTQGHIKPMMQFAKIVSARGFHVTFVNTENMHEKMLKSGSIQSMGGINFETIPDGLPPQHGRTSQIDELCKSITNNCSPHFEKVIDKLNNSADVPPLSCIVYNGVMSWAQKSAKRLGIPGVSFWTASACGFNIYISMPLLVEKGYIPLKDKSYLTNGYLEDEISCIPGMPTLRIKDVPSFCHDPTNYMYEFVETQCQAALLADFMVVNTFDEIEGSIIDTLRARIPVYSIGPVLLSVAEETDGLSASIFTEETSCVKWLDSQEPHSVIFVCFGTMAVISERELVEFAWGLEASMQPFLWAIRADLVRGASAVLPVELMEKVKGRGLFVSWAPQVEVLSHPSVGGFLTHNGWNSTLESICAGVPMICWPFYAEQQINRTYVSQVWKIGISMNDYVTRGVMEEMVRKLMKGKEGEEMRRRSAELRDSSIKAVKKGGSSYNNLEKILEAMEGRKDI; encoded by the exons ATGGCCATGACAAACAGACCTCATGCTCTAATGTTGGCCTTTCCCACTCAGGGCCATATTAAGCCCATGATGCAATTTGCCAAAATTGTGTCTGCCCGGGGATTTCATGTCACTTTTGTTAACACTGAAAACATGCATGAGAAAATGTTGAAATCTGGATCGATCCAGTCCATGGGTGGGATTAATTTCGAAACTATTCCAGATGGCCTTCCTCCTCAGCACGGTCGTACCAGCCAGATTGATGAGCTCTGTAAATCCATCACAAATAATTGCTCTCCACATTTCGAAAAGGTGATAGATAAGTTGAATAACTCAGCAGATGTCCCTCCATTGAGCTGCATTGTCTACAATGGAGTTATGAGTTGGGCTCAAAAATCGGCCAAGCGATTGGGAATTCCCGGAGTATCATTCTGGACAGCCAGTGCTTGTGGCTTCAACATTTACATCTCAATGCCTCTTCTTGTGGAGAAGGGATATATTCCTCTCAAAG ATAAAAGCTATCTCACTAATGGGTATCTAGAAGATGAGATCAGTTGCATTCCTGGGATGCCCACATTGCGTATAAAAGATGTGCCAAGTTTCTGCCATGATCCTACTAATTACATGTATGAGTTTGTAGAAACCCAATGCCAGGCAGCTCTCTTGGCCGATTTCATGGTAGTTAATACATTTGATGAGATAGAGGGCTCAATAATAGACACACTTCGGGCCAGGATTCCTGTGTATAGCATAGGCCCTGTTTTACTTTCTGTAGCAGAAGAAACAGATGGATTGTCTGCAAGTATATTTACTGAAGAAACAAGCTGTGTAAAATGGCTCGATAGTCAAGAACCTCATTCGGTTATTTTTGTGTGCTTTGGAACCATGGCAGTTATCTCTGAAAGGGAGCTTGTAGAGTTTGCATGGGGTCTAGAGGCCAGCATGCAACCATTTCTATGGGCTATTCGTGCAGATCTTGTTCGTGGGGCTTCCGCTGTGTTACCTGTAGAGTTAATGGAGAAAGTGAAGGGAAGAGGTCTTTTTGTAAGCTGGGCACCTCAGGTAGAAGTGCTCTCACATCCTTCTGTGGGAGGTTTCTTAACTCACAATGGATGGAACTCCACTTTAGAAAGCATTTGTGCGGGTGTACCCATGATTTGTTGGCCATTCTATGCAGAACAACAGATCAATAGGACTTATGTGAGCCAGGTTTGGAAAATCGGGATTTCGATGAATGACTATGTGACAAGAGGAGTGATGGAAGAAATGGTGAGGAAACTGATGAAAGGGAAGGAAGGGGAAGAAATGAGGAGGAGGAGTGCTGAGTTGAGAGATTCTTCCATTAAAGCGGTCAAGAAAGGAGGATCTTCTTACAATAATTTGGAGAAGATTTTAGAGGCGATGGAAGGAAGAAAGGATATATGA